A segment of the Bufo bufo chromosome 5, aBufBuf1.1, whole genome shotgun sequence genome:
TGGCAATATTTGGTTTAAATGCCTGGGTAGAGGCTTCCCATACATTTTTGAGGTAAACTTCTGCTAGTCTATCCATAGATTTTAAGGCGCCGAGATCTTCAAAtggcaaagcaaattttttttttagagatctTAGCGATTGTGGCATCCAATTTAGGAGGCCTATCCCAGCAGGAGGAATCAGCCTCAAAAGGGGTAttttcttttcacatttttttggaataaaaaaaataatgtttttcatTTAATGGAAATACTCTTGATCTTTTGTGCCCCAGATCACCAAACATTATATCTTGGACCGACCTTTGTTCTCTAGATTCATCCACTTTCATAGTGGCTGTAATAGGCTTCAGCAGAGATTCCATGTCCTCAGCAGAAAATAAGGGTCTAACCGTGGTTTCTTCATCCGAAGAAGAgttgaagtccgggtttgggtaccacattcagttttttttttatcacgcacgtgcaaaatgcattgcactcacacggaaaaaactgactgaaattgtgtgcgcactcGCGTTTCCCGCAATGCCAGtcggaaagaggcctaagagcgcccctttaaaggagttctccagaaTTTACATATTAAtaccctatcctcaggatagtagtGATCCGGTCCACACTATCTTTGTAGAAGCACCACAGGGGGAAGGGGCAGCTTCCAACGGTATCCGTTGATGAATGCTGAACAGGCCAAAACACGTCctgagcttaggctactttcacactagcgttttagttttccagtattgagatcagtcatagcagctcaataccgggaaaaaaaaaccgcttcagttttgtccccattcattgtcaatggggacaaaagttAACTaaacggagcgctccaaaatgcattccgttctgtttagttgcattcccagaccggagagcaaaccgcagcatattgtagtttgctttcagtcctgggatgcggagcaagacggatccagctTTACccccaatgaaagtcaatggggacggatcagttttctctgacaatagaaaacggatccgtccttcattgacttaatggagttccaaaaaaaaaataaaaaattctgaagAATTGagcatctatcctcaggataggccatcaataggattggcaggggtctgaattCAGGAACCCCTGGAGACCGGCTGTTTCAGGAGGCCTGCTGCGATCCTGTGATCTCAACTTACCAagaacagcgccgtccattgtaagtggctgtgcttggtattacagctcaggcccagtcatttgaatgggactgagctgcgcctaaacCACATGACGTCACATGCCTCTCCTTACAACTGGATTGGTGGGAGCCCCAGGAGTCCGACCACTGCCCATCTCATTGAGGTGTGTAAATCACgaaaaaccccctttaaagggaacctgtcgccggtattttgggtatagagctgaggacatgggttggtagatggccgctagcacatccgcaatacccagtccccatagctctgtgtgcttttattgtgtaaaaaaaaacgatgtgatacatatgcaaattaacctgagatgagtcctgtccccgactcatctaacgtacaggactcatctcaggttaatttgcatatgtatcacatcggtttttttacacaataaaagcacacagagctatggggactggatattgcggatgtgctagcggccatctagcagcccatgtcctcagctctatacacaaaatcccaatgacaggttccctttaagcccttTTTACCAGCTGTTATCTAAACCACCATCACATACCATTCAAGGGGCCGCATATATTACTAGTCCAATACTTAACGCTGCAACCAAGATAAGGTACATGAGAAAGACAAAAGCAGAAAATGTCATTATGTCACAAATATGTTTTATTGACAAAAGAATGAGAGCCGCATCATTGTGGAGGTTGCTGTCCGCGACCACGTCCGAAGCCTCCTCTCTGCAAAATACGAAAGCAATGACTTAGTGACGATCGAAAGGCAAGTGCAAGAAAAGGCTCATTATTGGAAGCAGGGCTTAGGCTCGCATCACCAactaggggctcatgcacatgaccgcgtGCCTGCCAGGCCCGTGCTGCGGCCGCATGCGAATCCATTCCTTTgagtggggtccgcgatccgcatcagaTGGTCTGcagcacaaaaaagtagtgcatgcactacttcttTGCGGTGCaaaggcatggacagaaaccccTCCGTTCTGActttccggattgtggacccattcaaggaaATCAGTGATGCAGTGCCTTAGTGGCCAGGGCCCATATTTTGCGGGCTGTAATACAGGCCCGGCGGGGGCacgcggttgtgtgcatgagcccttacagtgcgCCTTAGTGCCATCTATTGTACAAGGGACCCGGCACTACTATAAATGcaggatgtgaacagagccttaatgGGAATAATTACTTTTTATCAAATGCCCGCAGCTTGCCTCAGTAGACAGAAGATTCATGGTCACCTGCTCCTGGCCTCCACGCCATTTTGATTTACTTCTGGCACAGCATGTTccacctcagcagtgacatgaccACAAACTGCacgtcaccgctgaagccagtcattggccacAGAGAAGAATGAATGTAACCAAGGCCATGCTGCATCAGAAGCAAACAAGTTGGGAGCACAGAGTACCGGAGCAGGTAACTATGAATATGTCTACTGAGGAAAGCTGCAGGCAACAGATAAATGTTCCCAGATGAACCCTTTAAAGGGTTCGTTGAGCACTTTTTTTGTTGATGGCCTATCGTGGTTGGCGATGTTTGACAACCTGCACCCCATCAGTATCTCAGTAGCTCTGATAACGGACGGAGCTGTAAAGTGCCAGAGCTACTGAAGGACAGCAGATTGGTAGGGGTGCAGGGTGTTAGACCCCTGCAGACCAAACccttaggatagaccatcaatataaaagtatTGGACAAGCTTTCAAGCCagatgccccacaaaaaaatgtatcACCTATTCACAGAATGTGCTCAGTGGGGGTAAAACTGCtaggaccccaccaatcacaaaTACAGAGGACCCCTAAGGGACAGAGGTAGGGCGCTTCTCTCCATTCACTGTATGGCAATGAAGGAGATAACTTATCCTCTGTTAGGCGTATTAAGCATGCAAGACAGGATTGTTCCCAATTTACATGGTTAAACAGCAAACACACAATGTGAATGCCGCCCGAGATGGAAATGCATCACCGGAGATTGTTAAAAACTTACAAACTGAAATTCTGTAGCGGCTCCAGCGCCAGCCTCGGCCTTCTTGTCAGCACCAGCTGCCAAGGGAAAATAAACCAGGTTTAGCAGGGCAAGGGCAGCCATGGGAATTTAACaactttcatttcaatggatgcTTACGTGGAGCAGCGCTGCGTCTGTAGGTGTCTCTGTCCGTCTCTCCTCGGGACAAGCGGGCAGGGCGCTCACCCTCCAAACCTAAAGGAAAGCAAAGAAAAACCATCATCCCTCCGGTTGTGGGTAACATGAGTAAATTCACTTCGTAGTGATAGTGGCCAAAACCATTGCTGGGGTGTAGCTGCTCCCTGCACACGTGGCCGGGGATCGCATTAAAAAATACCAGAACCACTGATAAAAGAAGCTTCACATTTGATGCTCTGTTCACACGGCGGCAGCCAATACTGGAAAGACCGACAGGGGCCCCAGCAAGAGCAGCGTTcttagaccacacatggaattctagagagcagagcttctaggtgtaatggcaacgcccccgttgctccttgaggttaatttgcatatattaaaacaccaCTTTTCTTAGCAATAGGGACACAAAGGAAAATGGGgccaacacggatgccttcagccgccaagcgcacatgtaacaggtcagcccgtgtcagggacaaatctgctgacagaggccctttaaaggggttgtccaaccgtCGACAAATGATGGCCTATCTGCAGCGGATGGAGAGGTCACCACTTGCAGTGACTATATCTGGTAGGTTTCTTCCATGACAGTCAAGCTGCACCCCCCGCCCCCACACACTGATGTATCACGGTTCTGTGATGGAGTTGAATAATGTCCTTGAGATCATAGTCACGCCATTAGAGATCTCAGGACAAGGAGTGTTTCTCACAATCTTGCTGCTTCCTTAGGAAATGTGACAAAGATGTTATCTGCAGTTAAACCAAATAGCGACATCCTTTTTTCCTAAATCTTATTTTCGGATTGCaaatttattctatttcctgaacacgaTTATGTGGTCGGCCAGGTCACCCGAGctgttcttaaagggaatgtgtcaccagaaacTGACCTACTGTTTTAATcatgggtccgcaatatacaggcaccggccgtgtcACGGATGCTGACCCACTGACTTGACCGGGTCCGCAATCCGGCAGATATGGAGTGGTGGCACAGATGGGAAGCTCACGgtcatttttttgtggtgcggacacaATCTTGAGGATTGCAGaccccttcaagtgaatgggtcggcatctgCACACAGGCAAACGGCTGGAgcacgtgcattgcagaccgctgcATGggccacacggtcgtgtgaatgagcaccAACAGATCTTATTTTTCTAACCTGTTTATTTTCCGATTagattattctatttcctgaacgtgattatgggggcggccatcttgcccgagctcttaacagcatttagaaagtattaagaaaattgctttacagcagccacagacAATGATCTGGGACCTCTGACTTCTacgggagagttttctgggcattcTCTGTGCATAGgaaacaatcacctattgtgaatggaggatcctgtcttatctgtacacaggcaggataaaggccctattacacggGCAGAGgtagcagacgattgtcgggagcgACGCGCTACCTCCGGGCAATTGCCTACTTGCTAGAGCGAGAGGCTGCCGCTATCACATGCCGCAATCTCCTCCCTATACTGTCGCATTGTTCCCCTTTAGCAGAGCATTTATTACACGGCGCaatctgctggcaaacaatggaggattttttaacatgtcaaaagatccCGATTACCCAATAAatgagcatttgcttgttcatcagaTAATCTGCGTCAGTATTACACTGTCAGATGATCACTAACGAGCATTCGTAGCAATGATGATCTGTTTGTGTAATATCGCCCTTAGAATAAGAGATAAGCAGGTACCaccaacataccatcgcagccaggacttcagtagcatcctggctgccatggtaaccgatcggagccccagcattacactgctgggactctgatcggaactgcccactgccaccaatgatggggggggggggacgctgtggccactgccaccaatgattaatactggggagggaggggggtgggtttgttaccagagggggctgatcagaggcaggGGGGGCACATGATAGGCTCCccactgttgtgtgcacaaagcacagggcagcagggagagtgtaaagtcctattcaccctaatagagctctatccgggtgaatatgacaagggttctagcccttaaagggaacctgtcaccaggatttggggtatagagctgaggacatgggctgctagatggccactagcacatccgcaatacccagtccccatagctgtgtgcttttattgtgtaaaaaaaagcgatttgatacatatgcaaattaacataagagtcatatgtaacttgtgtgaccagaaaagagtcattttcaagctctgactcatcttaggttaatttgcatatgtatcaaatcggtttttatacacaataaaagcacacagagctatggggactggttaTTGCGGAtgcgctagcggccatctagcaacccatgtcctcagctctataccccaaatcctggtgacaggttccctttaaggaggcaaatagttattaaaaaaaaaaaaaaaaaaaaaaaaaaaaaaaaaaaagtttaaagaggacctttcactagtttaaaaactaaaaatatcagtgggcagagcggcgcccaggggtccccctgcacttactagtatgtctgggcgccgctctgttcacccggtataggctccggtgtctgcagctccctctgttgtacggggcagagtttttgtattagggttgtcccttgctgcagtgctggccaatcgtagcgcacagctcatagcctgggagtcccactgatatagttagtttttaaactagtgaaaggtcttctttaaaccccccccccccacaatatagaaaacaatatatcgcgatatatatcgcacgtttaaaattatatcgcaatatagattttaggccatatcgcccacccctaactgCAGCTTACAAGGAGGACTGCCAAATCCTATCACATGAACAGTAATTCACTGCAGCACCTGCCATGTGTGAATGGTGCCATCCGACAGCAAACAAGGCATGAAGTGTTAGTTTGGGGGGGTTCTCTGGGCTACAGATATCGATAACCGATTCTCAGGATAATTAGTGCTGGATCTCTATTGATAACAGATCTAGCAGCACTTTTGTTAAAATTCAGTCTTTTGATCCTTCTCCATTAAAAATGAACCATAGCTGACACCTGTATAAATCACACCGGCAGAGTCTGAGTCCCGACACCTGAAGATCAGCCGTTTCTGAGAGCCGCTGCACTCACCGGGGCTCTGGTGAACGATGAAAGCTTCTGGCAGCttcccaagcacagcgccgtacatcgtatagtggcagtgcttggtattgcagctcagccccattgacctagtagctgagctgcaactaggccatgcgactgatgtacggtgatgtctagggatgagcgaatcgacttcagatgaaacatcttcagatgaaacatccaaagtcgattggcataaaactttgtttcaatattgtatggagcaggcgctctgtacagtattagaatgtattggctccgatgagccgaagttattgctttgcgaagtctcatgagacagctcataataacttcagaaattgatttatactgttaaaaaaaaaaaaaaaaaaaaaaaaggttaggtTCAAaaatggtaccttggaaccgaaccagagttcatgAAATGCTTTTttacagtataaggcctcttgcacacaactgtatggctttttcagcattttgcagcccgcaaaaaatatggactacgtccgcgtgcattcagttttttgcggaacggaacagctggcccctgatagaacagtactatccttgtccattatgtggACAAtgggacatgttccatctttgaaCTGAAAAAAGGAAACAGAAGGCATAATAGAGTACCttgcgttttttttgcagatccattgaaagtaAACGGAAAAACGCCTACATcaatgcaagaggcctaaatcaatTTGTGAAGttatgtgaagtctcgcgagacttcgcaaagtaataacgtcggctcattggagccaatacattctaatactgtacggagcgctggcTCTGTACAGTACTGACACGAAGTTTTacgcgaatagacttcggatgtttcatccgaagtagatttgctcatccctagtgaggtcattagatcagtgagggtcagaggtatcagatctgcaggggtctGACAGGGACTGGAGTAGTTTTCAATTCAGAAGCACAAAGAATGTGCCTcgccataaattaggtgcatgctCCGGCAGCGTCCCGACTATCATATACCAgtctttcataaatgacccccaacatGCGTATTCAACTGTGATTCCTACAGACTTGTCAGCCATGGCTTGTTTTTAATGGATAAGAATACAGATACTAAATTTATGACAAATGGCGCTGGATCTCAGTTGGACTGTTGACATGCAGCGTCCTGGAAGACGCTGGGTTACGGCACGCTGGAGTGGCGAGCTGGCCATTGATCTTTAGTTTTTTTGCCTTTCAATATCAGATGGTTAGGGTTTGACACCGATCTTCTGTTTCGGGCAGCCGTGACGCTGGAACCCAGTGTATGGAGCCTTCTGCCAGGAATTTCTATATACACCATCAGCGGACTGTAAAAATCACTGAAACCCCTTTTAACACCGCAACTTTAAGGTTACCCACAGAGACAACTTCAAAGGGGGGCCTCCCGACTCTCCTCTAAATTGACAGACTTTCAATGCCAGATTTGTTCTCCaggggagataagccaccactaGGCATCTGTAGTAGCTCACTCCCaattcagaacacatgcatgaTGGGCCGACAGTTATGTGTATAAGCAGCTTTATGACCCCCAATGGGAATCCATTTTGGTGTTCTCTAAATGCAAGAGCCCCTTTCAGCCCGGTTTGCCCAAGGAAATCCCACTGGCTCATAACTGGCACTGCCCAAGAGCCTGGCAGCAGAATGACAGGAGACACTCACCTTTGGGTCGTGGTCTGCCAGTCTCTGGACGACTCCTCCTCAGAGTAGCAGGGACGATCTCTGGGGGCAGGTGCAGGAAATCCCGCAGATACTGGATGCCTTCGTTTGTAAGATACCAGTAGAAGTGACGCCAGGCAAACTGCTCCTTGACGTAGCCACGGGACTTCAGAGACTACGGGAAGAGAAATGGGAATCTCAGGACATGAAACTGGGGGGGGCAACAGACAGGAGGAGTAATAGGAGGgcgcccacacacacacacaatgcctCTACCGTTACCCAGAAACCTTTAGTCCTAGAACACAATCTAATTGTACGCTTGCACTGCGACACACCTGCATGGCCTTCATGACGTGGAGGTTGGGCACGTTCTTGTCAGCTAGTTCCGGATGCTTTGGCATATGTACATCTTTCTTGGCCACCATAACGCCCTCCTTAAAAAGGAGCTCGTAGATGGCAATGCGATCTTTCTTGGGCATCAGCATCTGAGGAGGAACAGGAAAAAGTTACTGATCATCTGTATGATAGACGGTATCCTACAATTCATACAGGAGGGATAAGCAGAAATCAGGCCTAGACATGGATCTGATCTGGACAACGATCCAGCACATACATTCTCCAAACTATAGGAGTAAAAGAAGCCTGACAGACGCATTAAAGATCTGCTCCGTTCCCTTACAGAGGGCCGGTCACTGGATATTTTATTCTAAAAACTAATCTCTTCTGCTGTGGTCCGCCTTCATCAAATGCCATCAGGTTATTCTTATAGATTGACCCCTCTGCTGGCCACATCACCCCCAATATGAAAATGGGGAGCAAAGGTACAGGGAGTGGGAGACCTCAGCTCTCTCCAGCGAGTGCCTGCACGTGACACTGTCCATTCACTGCGGAGCGCTTCACAGTCCAGGAGAAGACGTGCTGTTCACAAAGTCTCATGAGAACAGCCTGCAGAAGGAAGGAATTCCCGACCGATGCCATTTTGATCTGAGACGACGTAACAGGCAGAAGAGAAGGGGAAC
Coding sequences within it:
- the RPS10 gene encoding 40S ribosomal protein S10, whose translation is MLMPKKDRIAIYELLFKEGVMVAKKDVHMPKHPELADKNVPNLHVMKAMQSLKSRGYVKEQFAWRHFYWYLTNEGIQYLRDFLHLPPEIVPATLRRSRPETGRPRPKGLEGERPARLSRGETDRDTYRRSAAPPGADKKAEAGAGAATEFQFRGGFGRGRGQQPPQ